One genomic window of Panicum hallii strain FIL2 chromosome 6, PHallii_v3.1, whole genome shotgun sequence includes the following:
- the LOC112897272 gene encoding signal peptide peptidase-like 1 isoform X1 produces the protein MESLWKLTYLLEPASLALIATAISVAYASASRALDYGKEMERNLDFSEASITLDRSQALMIPLASSCSLLLMFYLFSSVSHLVTAFTTVASAMALFFCLSPYVTYLKTQLNLMDPFVSRCCSKSFTRLQGLLMLFCIATVLAWLVSGHWLLNNVLGISICIAFVSHVRLPNIKICALLLVCLFVYDIFWVFFSERFFGANVMVSVATQKASNPVHTVANKLSLPGLQLITKKLELPVKLVFPRNLLGGIVPGSSPGDYMMLGLGDMAIPGMLLALVHFFDNRKHKDANIPSDMSPSKRRNYVWYALTGYGVGLVAALAAGVLSQSPQPALLYLVAPITAVMALQATVPHSYSTLDVVSDRGCGFQVPSTLGPVMYLSWLRNELWELWEGSGPILNEKARLLEV, from the exons ATGGAATCCTTGTGGAAGCTGACCTACTTGCTCGAGCCTGCATCACTTGCTCTCATTGCCACAGCCATTTCGGTGGCCTATGCATCAGCATCACGTGCTCTGGACTATGGCAAGGAGATGGAGAGGAACTTGGATTTTTCAGAGGCTTCCATTACATTGGACCGGTCGCAGGCTCTAATGATTCCCCTTGCAAGCTCATGCAGTCTGTTGCTCATGTTCTACCTGTTCTCATCTGTCTCACATCTCGTGACTGCTTTTACCACTGTGGCCTCAGCGATGGCACTCTTCTTTTGCCTGTCTCCATACGTTACCTACCTCAAGACGCAACTCAATCTAATGGATCCGTTCGTGTCCAGGTGTTGTTCAAAGTCGTTTACCCGGTTGCAAGGTTTGCTCATGCTCTTCTGCATAGCCACAGTGTTAGCCTGGCTGGTTTCAGGGCATTGGTTGCTAAACAACGTTCTGGGGATTTCCATATGTATAGCATTTGTCAGCCATGTGAGGCTTCCCAACATAAAGATTTGTGCATTGCTTCTGGTATGCTTGTTTGTGTACGATAttttctgggtcttcttctcaGAGAGGTTCTTTGGAGCAAATGTTATGGTCTCTGTTGCCACGCAGAAGGCATCTAATCCTGTTCACACAGTAGCAAACAAGCTTAGTCTGCCTGGGTTGCAGTTAATTACAAAGAAGCTGGAGCTTCCAGTCAAGCTTGTTTTTCCCAGAAATTTGTTGGGTGGGATTGTTCCAGGAAGCAGTCCTGGTGATTACATGATGCTTGGCCTTGGAGACATG GCTATTCCAGGGATGCTTCTAGCCCTTGTACACTTCTTCGACAACCGGAAGCACAAAGATGCGAATATTCCATCAGACATGTCTCCCTCGAAGCGGCGAAACTATGTTTGGTATGCCCTAACAGGGTATGGTGTAGGCTTGGTAGCTGCATTAGCTGCTGGGGTATTGTCTCAATCTCCCCAGCCTGCCTTACTCTACCTG GTCGCGCCCATCACAGCAGTCATGGCCTTACAAGCTACAGTGCCACACTCTTATAGCACACTTGATGTAGTTTCTGACAGAGGTTGTGGCTTTCAGGTGCCATCGACACTGGGGCCTGTCATGTACTTGTCATGGTTAAGGAACGAGCTGTGGGAGCTGTGGGAAGGATCTGGGCCGATTCTAAACGAGAAAGCTCGTTTGTTGGAGGTCTAA
- the LOC112897272 gene encoding signal peptide peptidase-like 1 isoform X2 produces MESLWKLTYLLEPASLALIATAISVAYASASRALDYGKEMERNLDFSEASITLDRSQALMIPLASSCSLLLMFYLFSSVSHLVTAFTTVASAMALFFCLSPYVTYLKTQLNLMDPFVSRCCSKSFTRLQGLLMLFCIATVLAWLVSGHWLLNNVLGISICIAFVSHVRLPNIKICALLLVCLFVYDIFWVFFSERFFGANVMVSVATQKASNPVHTVANKLSLPGLQLITKKLELPVKLVFPRNLLGGIVPGSSPGDYMMLGLGDMAIPGMLLALVHFFDNRKHKDANIPSDMSPSKRRNYVWYALTGYGVGLVAALAAGVLSQSPQPALLYLVPSTLGPVMYLSWLRNELWELWEGSGPILNEKARLLEV; encoded by the exons ATGGAATCCTTGTGGAAGCTGACCTACTTGCTCGAGCCTGCATCACTTGCTCTCATTGCCACAGCCATTTCGGTGGCCTATGCATCAGCATCACGTGCTCTGGACTATGGCAAGGAGATGGAGAGGAACTTGGATTTTTCAGAGGCTTCCATTACATTGGACCGGTCGCAGGCTCTAATGATTCCCCTTGCAAGCTCATGCAGTCTGTTGCTCATGTTCTACCTGTTCTCATCTGTCTCACATCTCGTGACTGCTTTTACCACTGTGGCCTCAGCGATGGCACTCTTCTTTTGCCTGTCTCCATACGTTACCTACCTCAAGACGCAACTCAATCTAATGGATCCGTTCGTGTCCAGGTGTTGTTCAAAGTCGTTTACCCGGTTGCAAGGTTTGCTCATGCTCTTCTGCATAGCCACAGTGTTAGCCTGGCTGGTTTCAGGGCATTGGTTGCTAAACAACGTTCTGGGGATTTCCATATGTATAGCATTTGTCAGCCATGTGAGGCTTCCCAACATAAAGATTTGTGCATTGCTTCTGGTATGCTTGTTTGTGTACGATAttttctgggtcttcttctcaGAGAGGTTCTTTGGAGCAAATGTTATGGTCTCTGTTGCCACGCAGAAGGCATCTAATCCTGTTCACACAGTAGCAAACAAGCTTAGTCTGCCTGGGTTGCAGTTAATTACAAAGAAGCTGGAGCTTCCAGTCAAGCTTGTTTTTCCCAGAAATTTGTTGGGTGGGATTGTTCCAGGAAGCAGTCCTGGTGATTACATGATGCTTGGCCTTGGAGACATG GCTATTCCAGGGATGCTTCTAGCCCTTGTACACTTCTTCGACAACCGGAAGCACAAAGATGCGAATATTCCATCAGACATGTCTCCCTCGAAGCGGCGAAACTATGTTTGGTATGCCCTAACAGGGTATGGTGTAGGCTTGGTAGCTGCATTAGCTGCTGGGGTATTGTCTCAATCTCCCCAGCCTGCCTTACTCTACCTG GTGCCATCGACACTGGGGCCTGTCATGTACTTGTCATGGTTAAGGAACGAGCTGTGGGAGCTGTGGGAAGGATCTGGGCCGATTCTAAACGAGAAAGCTCGTTTGTTGGAGGTCTAA
- the LOC112897424 gene encoding uncharacterized protein LOC112897424, with translation MATETPQPEKKKAPLPKVVTLNKALKLAQTWVDKMTASEPDEPNDKDFEGRPSRLGLGAKLAPGVKRAAPTNPVERKLLGKVNAQKRKALEDENRTAKEANESSDGDSDEPESRTSAFNKKRTLPSVTSTSLGKKAK, from the exons ATGGCGACAGAGACTCCGCAGCCGGAGAAGAAGAAAGCGCCGCTCCCCAAGGTGGTCACGCTCAACAAGGCCCTCAAGCTG GCTCAGACATGGGTGGACAAAATGACTGCATCGGAGCCAGATGAACCCAATGACAAGGATTTTGAGGGCAGGCCATCCAG GCTTGGTCTTGGTGCTAAACTGGCACCTGGTGTGAAGCGTGCGGCTCCCACTAACCCAGTTGAGAGGAAGTTGCTCGGGAAGGTGAATGCTCAGAAGAGAAAAGCCTTGGAGGATGAGAATAGAACTGCTAAGGAGGCAAATGAGTCCAGTGATGGTGATAGTGATGAGCCTGAAAGCAGAACCAGTGCCTTTAACAAGAAGAGGACATTGCCTTCAGTTACTTCTACATCTTTAGGGAAGAAGGCAAAGTGA
- the LOC112897273 gene encoding uncharacterized protein LOC112897273, protein MEPPPPPMTRAPPALADELVEEILLRSPQDDPARLVRAALVCKRWCRLVTGPAFRRRFRGLHRRPAPMLGFLCNEVPRAGADDACSARFVRTAASCPPIAARCGWHALDARAGRVLLHRAAAAAPAQAAVRLAVWDPLAAGDRGHIELPAPALPRRLRSWNAALLCEDDPDGPFRVVLVGTDAQGTFACVYSSLEPAAWSEPAAYARGASRLTSGVGGDHVDAVRGALVGDALYFVCQRRTRVLRYDLGTRAMSVVHLPPAPHNQRIALTTTEDGGLGFARMEGYRLCLWSVEANLEWTRGRVIDLRTLLPVIDLLGFAHGLGIILVGTVDGFFSVDRKSGRINKVGDGPGFYNVVPYVSFYTPALRTASRDEGSSANA, encoded by the exons atggagccgccgccgccgccgatgacACGCGCTCCGCCGGCGCTAGCGGACGAGCTCGTGGAGGAGATCCTCCTCCGCTCCCCGCAGGACGACCCCGCGCGCCTCGTCCGCGCCGCGCTCGTCTGCAAGCGCTGGTGCCGCCTCGTCACGGGCCccgccttccgccgccgcttccgcggcctccaccgccgccccgccccgatGCTGGGCTTCCTCTGCAACGAAGTGCCACGCGCCGGCGCTGATGACGCCTGCTCCGCCCGCTTCGTCCGCACCGCGGCCTCGTGCCCGCCCATCGCCGCCCGCTGCGGCTGGCACGCGCTCGACGCCCGCGCCGGCCGCGTCCTCctccaccgagccgccgccgcggctccCGCGCAGGCGGCGGTCCGACTCGCCGTCTGGGacccgctcgccgccggcgaccgcggCCACATCGAGCTGCCCGCCCCCGCGCTGCCGCGGCGCCTGCGGAGCTGGAACGCCGCGCTGCTCTGCGAGGACGACCCGGACGGGCCCTTCCGCGTCGTCCTCGTGGGCACGGACGCCCAGGGGACCTTCGCCTGCGTCTACTCGTCGCTCGAGCCCGCTGCGTGGAGCGAGCCGGCGGCCTACGCGCGTGGAGCGAGCCGGCTTACGAGCGGGGTTGGCGGCGACCACGTCGACGCGGTGCGCGGCGCCCTCGTCGGGGACGCGCTCTACTTCGTCTGCCAGAGGAGGACCAGGGTCCTCAGGTACGACCTCGGCACGCGCGCCATGTCCGTGGTGCACCTGCCTCCGGCGCCCCATAACCAGCGCATCGCCCTCACCACGACGGAGGACGGCGGCCTGGGGTTCGCGAGGATGGAGGGCTACAGGCTCTGCCTCTGGTCCGTGGAGGCTAACCTGGAATGGACACGAGGCAGAGTGATTGACCTCAGGACGCTGCTCCCCGTCATCGATTTGCTTGGATTCGCCCATGGGCTGGGCATCATCTTGGTGGGGACGGTGGATGGCTTCTTCTCCGTGGATCGGAAGTCTGGCCGGATCAACAAGGTGGGAGACGGCCCTGGCTTCTACAATGTTGTTCCCTACGTGAGCTTCTACACTCCAG CACTGCGAACGGCATCTAGAGATGAGGGATCAAGTGCGAATGCATGA
- the LOC112896417 gene encoding chlorophyllase-1-like yields MAAVFEDGPLQVVVQCVRKCEAKDLPKPLVVATPTNASTYPVVVFLHGWNMCTWWYRCLLKHVASHGFIVVAPQLHEFLNFSISDADDIEATKAVTNWLATNKEEEQHAGAGLLHVLRDILKVEGVKPDLSRVALAGHSRGGDTAFAVALGLKGRHVRHPISLDVNFSALVGVDPVGGVAVELGWLPPLQWTVEPSVLTGPFDPRMPVLVVGTGLGPEGLVPCAPAGMNHVEFYKLCQHSPRYHFAVKDYGHVDMLDDDEPPFPLRWCPGNDDHTGRELCRKTMGGLMVAFLWDKLEEGKGQDLQAVLQNPGIAPALLDQVEQA; encoded by the coding sequence atggcgGCGGTGTTCGAGGATGGGCCTCTCCAGGTGGTGGTACAATGCGTCCGCAAGTGTGAGGCCAAGGATCTGCCCAAGCCCCTGGTGGTTGCCACCCCCACGAACGCCAGCACCTAccccgtcgtcgtcttcctgcACGGCTGGAACATGTGTACCTGGTGGTACAGGTGCCTCCTCAAGCACGTCGCCTCCCATGGCTTCATAGTCGTCGCGCCGCAGCTCCACGAGTTCCTCAACTTCAGCATCAGCGACGCCGACGACATCGAGGCCACCAAGGCAGTAACCAACTGGCTCGCTACTaacaaggaggaggagcagcacgCGGGGGCGGGGCTCCTCCACGTCCTCAGAGACATCCTCAAGGTGGAGGGCGTGAAGCCCGACCTCTCCAGGGTGGCCCTGGCCGGCCACAGCCGCGGCGGCGACACCGCCTTCGCGGTGGCCCTGGGGCTCAAGGGCAGGCACGTCCGCCACCCCATCTCGCTGGACGTCAACTTCTCCGCCCTCGTCGGCGTCGACCCTGTGGGCGGGGTAGCGGTAGAATTAGGCTGGCTTCCTCCGTTACAATGGACGGTGGAGCCCAGTGTCCTGACCGGTCCTTTCGACCCGCGGATGCCGGTGCTGGTCGTCGGCACCGGCCTTGGACCCGAGGGCTTGGTTCCCTGCGCGCCGGCCGGCATGAACCACGTCGAGTTCTACAAGCTGTGCCAGCACTCGCCGCGCTACCACTTCGCCGTCAAGGATTACGGGCACGTGGACATGCTGGACGACGACGAACCCCCATTCCCGCTCCGCTGGTGCCCGGGGAACGATGACCACACCGGCAGGGAGCTTTGCAGGAAGACCATGGGGGGACTCATGGTGGCCTTCTTGTGGGACAAGCTGGAGGAGGGCAAGGGCCAGGATCTCCAGGCCGTGCTCCAGAACCCCGGCATCGCGCCGGCTCTTCTCGACCAAGTCGAGCAAGCATGA
- the LOC112896182 gene encoding dihydroxy-acid dehydratase, chloroplastic, whose protein sequence is MQSLALTSPSLPAAGPVPGRRRLQRVRATAVSDEPKLNKYSARITEPKSQGASQAVLYGVGLTDADLRKPQVGVSSVWYEGNTCNMHLLRLAEAVRDGVREAGMVGFRFNTVGVSDAISMGTRGMCYSLQSRDLIADSIETVMGAQHYDANISIPGCDKNMPGTIMAMGRLNRPSIMIYGGTIKPGHFQGNSYDIVSAFQCYGEYVSGSINDEQRKNVLRNSCPGAGACGGMYTANTMASAIETMGMSLPYSSSTPAEDPLKLEECRLAGKYLLELLKMDLKPRDIITEKSLRNAMVIVMALGGSTNAVLHLIAIARSVGLHLTLDDFQKVSDQVPFLADLKPSGKYVMEDLHKIGGTPAVIHYLLEQGLLDGDCMTVTGKTLAENAKIFPPLSEGQQIIRPLDNPIKSTGHIQILYGNLAPEGSVAKITGKEGLFFSGPALVFEGEEAMITAISENPANFKGKVVVIRGEGPKGGPGMPEMLTPTSAIMGAGLGKECALLTDGRFSGGSHGFVVGHICPEAQEGGPIGLVQNGDVITIDVVKRVIDVDLAEAQLEERRRKWSPPSYKATRGALWKYIKLVAPASRGCVTDE, encoded by the exons atgcaGTCCCTGGCGCtcacctccccctccctcccggCGGCCGGCCcggtccccggccgccgccgcctccagcgCGTCCGCGCCACCGCCGTCTCCGACGAGCCCAAGCTCAACAAGTACAGCGCGCGCATCACCGAGCCCAAGTCGCAGGGCGCCTCGCAGGCCGTGCTCTACGGCGTCGGCCTCACCGACGCCGACCTCCGCAAGCCGCAGGTCGGGGTCTCCTCCGTGTGGTACGAGGGGAACACCTGCAACATGCACCTGCTCCGCCTCGCCGAGGCCGTCCGCGACGGCGTCCGCGAGGCCGGCATGGTCGGGTTCCGATTCAACACCGTCGGGGTCAGCGACGCCATCTCCATGGGCACCCGGGGCATGTGCTACAGCCTCCAGTCGCGCGACCTCATCGCAGACAGCATCGAGACCGTCATGGGCGCGCAGCACTACGACGCCAACATCTCCATCCCCGGATGCGACAAGAAC ATGCCAGGTACGATAATGGCGATGGGACGGCTTAATCGGCCTAGTATCATGATATATGGCGGAACTATTAAG CCTGGTCACTTTCAGGGCAATTCTTATGACATAGTATCTGCTTTCCAG TGCTACGGAGAATATGTCAGTGGATCAATCAATGATGAGCAAAGAAAGAATGTGCTTCGCAATTCATGTCCAGGTGCAGGTGCATGTGGTGGTATGTACACAGCTAACACAATGGCATCGGCTATCGAGACCATGGGCATGAGCCTTCCATACAG TTCTTCGACTCCTGCTGAAGACCCTCTAAAGCTGGAGGAATGCCGCCTTGCTGGGAAGTATCTTTTAGAATTGCTAAAGATGGACTTGAAGCCTAGGGACATTATCACCGAGAAGTCATTGCGGAATGCAATGGTTATTGTCATGGCTCTTGGTGGGTCAACTAATGCTGTACTGCATTTGATTGCCATTGCTCG GTCTGTTGGTCTGCATTTGACTCTTGATGATTTTCAGAAGGTCAGTGACCAAGTTCCTTTCCTTGCGGACCTCAAGCCCAGTGGCAAATATGTCATGGAGGATTTGCATAAG ATTGGTGGGACACCGGCAGTAATTCATTATCTTCTGGAGCAAGGTCTTCTTGACGGGGATTGCATGACTG TCACTGGGAAAACTCTAGCTGAAAATGCTAAAATCTTCCCTCCTCTGTCTGAAGGGCAG CAAATTATTCGGCCGCTGGACAATCCTATCAAATCAACTGGCCATATACAAATACTTTATGGCAATCTTGcaccagaaggctctgtagcaaaAATCACTGGCAAAGAGGGACTGTTTTTCTCAG GCCCAGCTTTAGTTTTTGAGGGTGAAGAAGCCATGATAACAGCTATCTCAGAAAACCCTGCAAACTTTAAG GGAAAAGTAGTAGTGATCCGTGGAGAAGGACCAAAAGGTGGGCCAGGGATGCCTGAAATGTTGACCCCAACAAGTGCAATAATGGGTGCTGGTCTTGGAAAG GAGTGCGCCCTGCTGACGGATGGTAGATTTTCTGGAGGGTCACATGGATTTGTTGTTGGCCACATATGCCCCGAAGCACAG GAAGGTGGCCCGATTGGTCTTGTCCAGAACGGTGATGTGATAACCATTGATGTTGTTAAGAGGGTAATTGATGTCGACCTGGCCGAAGCCCAGCTGGAAGAAAGACGGAGAAAATGGAGCCCACCATCATACAAGGCCACCCGTGGAGCCCTTTGGAAG TACATAAAGCTCGTGGCCCCGGCATCGAGAGGATGCGTCACCGATGAGTAG